A single genomic interval of Methanococcus voltae harbors:
- the cutA gene encoding divalent cation tolerance protein CutA — translation MILIYSTFPSLNSAKSISELLLEKKLIFCANFWEHNSLYLGKTSDTLDYNEKILKNMDDGNSQIITSYEVGVVYKTSSKNWNELCNLFSEIHPYSTPILLKINVEELNSEFKEHLSNYGFK, via the coding sequence ATGATATTAATATACTCAACTTTTCCGAGTTTAAATTCTGCTAAAAGTATTTCTGAATTATTACTTGAAAAAAAGTTAATATTTTGTGCTAATTTTTGGGAGCATAATTCTTTATATCTTGGCAAAACTTCTGACACTTTAGATTACAATGAAAAAATTTTGAAGAATATGGATGATGGAAATAGTCAAATCATTACGAGCTATGAGGTAGGGGTAGTTTACAAAACATCTTCAAAAAATTGGAATGAGCTATGTAATTTATTTAGTGAAATTCATCCCTATAGTACCCCAATATTACTTAAAATAAATGTGGAGGAATTAAATTCTGAATTTAAAGAACATTTATCAAATTATGGTTTTAAATAA
- a CDS encoding FprA family A-type flavoprotein, with translation MKITDRVYQVGVVDWKASHFHGFDIHGTSYNSYLILDDKKVIIDAVKKEYYDAFIENIAKVINPQKIDYIVINHSEMDHSSSLEYLVRDTGAKVIANKVTKEYLERMYDTREWHFVVVDTNETLEIGERTLKFIRTPMLHWTDNMVTYSSDGVLYSNDAFGQHLASSERFADQIDGGSRSFYEAKDYFASIILPYRMFVGSVLEELSQYEINYICPAHGTVWRGDLVDDIIYKYAVWSSDVPENKAVILYGTMYGATEKIAYALADGLINSGVKVRILNTESSINTIMNEIMNARYVLVGSPTMNANIYPPVRNILSWLEDLKPVDKVGVAFGSYGWVECATEHIEETFKKLNYKVIDDDCLKIRFTPQLEELRACREFGRKLGSSNHSNE, from the coding sequence ATGAAAATTACCGATAGGGTATATCAAGTAGGGGTTGTAGATTGGAAAGCATCTCATTTTCACGGTTTTGATATACACGGCACGAGCTATAATTCATATTTGATACTTGATGATAAAAAAGTTATAATTGACGCAGTAAAAAAAGAATATTATGATGCATTTATCGAGAATATTGCAAAAGTGATAAATCCTCAAAAAATTGATTATATTGTGATTAACCACTCTGAAATGGACCATAGTAGTAGTTTAGAGTATTTAGTAAGAGATACAGGTGCTAAAGTTATAGCAAATAAAGTTACAAAGGAATATTTAGAACGAATGTATGATACGAGAGAATGGCATTTCGTGGTCGTAGATACGAATGAAACTTTAGAAATTGGCGAGAGAACTTTAAAATTTATAAGGACGCCGATGTTGCACTGGACAGATAATATGGTCACTTATTCGAGTGATGGAGTACTTTATTCTAACGATGCATTTGGTCAACATTTAGCATCTTCTGAGAGATTTGCAGACCAAATTGATGGCGGTAGTAGGTCATTTTATGAGGCTAAAGATTATTTTGCTTCTATTATATTGCCATATCGAATGTTTGTAGGTTCGGTATTAGAAGAATTATCGCAATATGAAATAAACTATATTTGTCCAGCACACGGCACTGTTTGGAGGGGCGATTTAGTTGACGATATAATCTATAAATATGCAGTTTGGAGCTCTGACGTTCCTGAAAATAAAGCAGTAATATTATACGGTACAATGTACGGAGCTACTGAAAAAATAGCTTATGCACTCGCAGATGGATTAATTAATAGTGGTGTAAAAGTTAGGATATTAAATACCGAATCTTCAATAAATACGATTATGAATGAAATTATGAATGCTCGTTATGTACTTGTAGGTTCTCCTACAATGAATGCTAACATATATCCTCCAGTACGAAATATATTATCGTGGTTAGAGGATTTGAAGCCCGTAGATAAGGTTGGTGTAGCTTTTGGCTCCTACGGATGGGTAGAATGTGCTACAGAACATATTGAAGAAACTTTTAAAAAATTAAACTATAAAGTTATAGACGACGATTGTTTAAAAATAAGATTTACACCACAGTTAGAGGAATTACGGGCATGCCGTGAATTTGGAAGAAAATTGGGAAGTAGCAATCATTCTAATGAATAA
- the pth2 gene encoding peptidyl-tRNA hydrolase Pth2, translated as MYEQVIIIRNDLKMGKGKIAAQASHAAIQAFLHAEKICPDVVKKWMNEGQKKVVLKVNSESELLEVFKNANIEGLPVGLIRDAGRTQIASGTLTAVGIGPEKEEKISKITKDLKLL; from the coding sequence ATGTACGAACAAGTAATCATTATTAGAAATGATTTAAAAATGGGTAAAGGTAAAATAGCAGCACAAGCAAGTCATGCTGCAATACAGGCTTTTTTGCACGCTGAAAAAATATGCCCTGACGTAGTTAAAAAATGGATGAATGAAGGTCAAAAAAAAGTAGTTTTAAAAGTTAATTCTGAAAGTGAACTATTGGAAGTATTTAAAAACGCCAACATAGAAGGTTTACCTGTTGGATTAATTAGGGACGCAGGCAGGACGCAGATTGCTTCTGGAACCCTTACTGCAGTAGGAATAGGCCCTGAAAAAGAAGAAAAAATTTCTAAAATTACCAAAGATTTAAAATTGTTATAG